The Alkalinema sp. FACHB-956 genome segment ATACTAAGTCGGCCAGTGGTTCGTTCAAATTGGTCAAAGTTGAACTCTCGAATCAAGCGATCGGGTTTTAAGCGGCGGGTGGAGTGGGGGTTGAGCGATCGTGGAGCCATGCGGAGTAAACCCCCAAGCCGATAGCGCTGAGGTAAATGATGCTACCGATGGCGAAAAATAAGTTGCCAATCAGTTGATCGAGTTGGAGGAGTCCCAGATCCTCCAACAACGTATTCCAATCGTGTAAAACCCCTTCTCCACCCAACAGGGGCAATTCCATCGCGCTAGCATCTTTTATGTAAATGGAAACATCCCAGAAATTTTCGCCCACCCAAGCGAGGGCGATCGCGCTGGAGAAGCGTTGTCCTGTGATAAAAAAGTAGCCACTGATAAGAGCAGGAATTAAAATCTGGTTCAGGGAGCCCCCTAGTACATGCATAAATGAACCAAACAACATAAAAATGATATGTCCAGCTTCATGGAAAATTAGATTTACACCATGGATAAACATCATGATGCGATTGCTGCCTTCCATGAAATCGATGACGTTATAACTGCGACTTCCCAACAGGCCATAGAGTGCGACCAGTCCGATGATACCTAGCTTGAATCGATCAAAATGAGCCTGCAGAAAGGGCCACCACTGTCTGGGCTGTGGTTTTTGGGTCATCCACTGATGCAGGGATAAGGGCGATCGCAGGGGGAGACGTGGCTTGGAAGGAGATGGGCGAGCAGTCGTGCGGAGATCGACAGGTTTGGATGCAGAGTGGGTGGACTGCTTGGCGTGCGCGTGACCCAGCGGGGGCGTGGGGCTTAAGGGAAAGGTTTCCACCCAGAGGGGCGCGGGGGCATTGGGGGGCAAGGCCACAACCCGCACCTGCTGAATGAGGGGTTTGCCGATGGGTTGTAAGCTGTGGTGGATGGTGGTGATGGCAAAGGGGCGTGGGGTGGCGCGCCGGAGCATTACCTGAAGTTTGCCCTGCTTTAAATGCACGGTAATCTCCGAGGGCTTCATTTTCAAAGCTTGGCTGAGCAGTTGTCCGATCGCGATCGGATCACCCTGACGGGCTTGGAGGAGGAGATCGATCTGCTTCATGGGTGGAGGCCAGAGGACATTCAGGAATTGATCTAAAACGGACTGCGTCTAAACAGGATGACTGCGCTGGGTCTAGCATTCCCACTAGATGTGAGATGCCATCAAACGTGTGAGATGCCATCAGGCGAATGGCATGGCGAACCTCATCCGGAGCTCGTTTTATGGCTGGGGTTCAGAGGGCAAAAAGAGACTAAAAATCGAGCCATTGGGCACATTGTCGGTGACTGAAATCTGTCCCCCATGGGCTTCGACGATCGTTTTGCAAAATGCAAGGCCCAGCCCCAATTGCCGAGCCCCAACCACTAATTCGCCCACTTCGTATTTTTCAAAAATCGCTTGACGCTTATCGGGGGAGACCCCTGATCCGGTATCAGCAATGTGAATGAGAACCCCCTCCGCGCCCTGCAATTCCAGCTTGGCGGAAATCTGACCTTGTTTATAGGAGAACTTGAGGGCATTGGACAACAGATTATCCAGTACCCGCCGCATTAAACTGGCGTCTAACAAGACTTCGATCGGATGATTGGGAAATTCTTGGTGCAGTTCGATTTGTTTGGCCTCTAGGGTGGGGGCGAAATCCTTAAGGGCATCCTGGGCCATCGCCACGAGATCGACCTTAGTACGGGTTAGCACCAACCGATCTGCCTCGCATTTCCCCAGCAGCAGCACATCATCAATCAAATGGGCTAAGCGATCGGTGGCATCATTGAGTCGAACTACGTTGCGGCGTAAAAAGTCTGGTAACTCTGCCGATGCCAGCACATCCCCTGCAAACATGATGATCGCGAGGGGATTGCGCAGATCATGGACAATCGTATAGGTCATGTCCTCCCGTAGTTGCAAGATGTTGTGCAAGCGATCGTACTGTTGCTTAATGCGCAGCATCGACTTGACCCGCGCAGTCAACTCCACACCATTGACGGGCTTACTGACAAAATCGTCGGCCCCGGCAGCCAAACACCGGGCGAGATCTTCCTTGGAAGTCAAGGCGGTCACCATGACGATCGGTACCGCGCGCCATTTCGGATCGGCCTTGATTTTACGGCAGACTTCAATGCCATTCATTTGCGGCATCATGACATCCAGGAGAATGACATCCGGTTGCACATTGTCGAGCCGATCGAGGGCACGCTGACCGCTCTGGGCATAGTGAAACTGATAACCTTCCTGATATAACAGGGTTTCAATCACATCAAAGTTATCAGGTTCATCATCCACAACAAAAATGCAAGGTTGTCTATCCATTCAAAGGTTGCTCCCTGGAAGCGATTAAAAGAGATTGAATTTTTTCGGCGAGAAACTTAAGGGGGATTGGTAAAATTAAATAATCATCGACAGGGAGCTGTTCTGGACTGAACTCATGGGATAAGGGGATCTCTGAAAGCGCTAACATTGGAACTTGGCCCAGGTTGGGTTGTTTGCGAATCTGATGGAGCATTGCCATAGTTGGCACATCCATTCGTCGCAAATGGATCAAAATCAATTGGGGCGCACGGAGTTGTGTGAGTTCGATCGCAGCAACACTGGTCTGCGCAGGAATGATTTGATACCCTCGACTTTCCAAATAACTGGTCATGGTGTCTATGCTAGCAGGACGATCGTCCACGAGCAAAATTCGTGTGTCTTGAAGTTTGTGGGCTGGATGCAGATCCGCCGCTAGCAAAGACAAGGGGATGGGCGGCAGAGAGTCTGTTGCTCTACCATCCAACGGGCAGGGCAAGTGGTGGGGCAAACGCATCGTAAAACAACTGCCGACCCCGAGTTCGCTCCGCACCTGAACTTGGCCTTGGTGCAGATCGACGATACGTTTGACGAGGGCTAATCCTAGCCCTGTGCCCGGATACTGTCGGCTCAAATCACTGTCAATTTGCACAAAGGAACGAAACAATTTGGGGATGTTCTCTGGTGCAATGCCAATCCCTGTATCTTGTACCGAAAATTCAACCCAACCGCAGTGGGCTTGGCTCGATGCGGGGAAGGAAACCGTGTCGGATTTAGTATTGCCTAAGCCGTTATTGCCTAAGCCGTCATTGCCTAAGCCGTTATCGCCTAAGCCGTCATTGCCTGAGTAGTTAACCGATAAAGCAATAGAACCGCCTTCTGGAGTGAATTTCACAGCATTGTTGAGTAAACTCACGAGGACTTGTTGCAGTCGTTGTTCATCCGCGACGATCGTGGAAATAACCGATGCGATGGTTAAACTCAGGTGTAATTGCTTTTGGTGTGCCAGGGCGTATACGGATGCAAGACTGGTTTCACAGATCTGGCGGACATTGACCTTGGTGGGGGCTAGCGTCAATTGCCCTGCTTCAATCATGGCCAAGTCCAAAATGTCATTAACCAGCGCCAGGAGTTGTTGCCCACTCTGGGTAATGGTGTGCATGGGGTGGATCTGACGATCGGTCAAGGGGCCAAAGATGCCATCGAGAAGGCCCTCAGTCATCCCCAAGATGGCATTCAGGGGAGTCCGAAATTCATGGCTCATATTAGCCAGGAACTCATCCTTGAGGCGATTGGCCGCAGCCAACTGGGCGTTTGTCTGGATGAGTTGGTCGTTAATGGCTTGCAATTCCTGGGTGCGTTGTTTAACCGTAGCCTCCAGTTGGGTATTCAGGGTTTGCAAATTTTGCACGAGTAAGGCTTGACGAATGGCGATCGCCATTTGAGTGGCCAATTGTTCCAGCAATTCAATCTCCCAAGATTGCCACAGTCGAGGTTGATCACACTGGTGGGCAATTAACAATCCCCAGAGATAGCTATGGGATAGGTTTAGGGTCTCATCTTCGGGGTCAAAAGTTTCCTGGGCCACTAGGATGGGAACCACTAAATTGGCCCGCACTTGCAAGCGCTCCAGCATTGCAACATGACAATCTGAGAGATCGGCTTGATAAATATCGGTGATGGCGCTGGTGGTTTCCTGGGGATTAAACTGATTGCGTTTTGCTTGCAGGCAGGTATCGGTCATGTAGTCATTCAGGGAAGAAATGTAGGCTGGAATGACCGCTTCAGCCACAATCTGACCACTGCTATCTGCTTGGAATTGATAAATTAAGACCCGATCGG includes the following:
- a CDS encoding hybrid sensor histidine kinase/response regulator, coding for MDRQPCIFVVDDEPDNFDVIETLLYQEGYQFHYAQSGQRALDRLDNVQPDVILLDVMMPQMNGIEVCRKIKADPKWRAVPIVMVTALTSKEDLARCLAAGADDFVSKPVNGVELTARVKSMLRIKQQYDRLHNILQLREDMTYTIVHDLRNPLAIIMFAGDVLASAELPDFLRRNVVRLNDATDRLAHLIDDVLLLGKCEADRLVLTRTKVDLVAMAQDALKDFAPTLEAKQIELHQEFPNHPIEVLLDASLMRRVLDNLLSNALKFSYKQGQISAKLELQGAEGVLIHIADTGSGVSPDKRQAIFEKYEVGELVVGARQLGLGLAFCKTIVEAHGGQISVTDNVPNGSIFSLFLPSEPQP
- a CDS encoding response regulator, coding for METSKVVLLIDDASADRQICRSYLNQDDRYHYEFLEAASITQGSELYRLHQPDLVLLDFAMPDGDGIEVLNGWRREFGNSPLPVIILTGQGDERVAVQAMKSGAQDYLAKRLLTPAKLCRTAHQVLERMTLLRNLQKENDNRHLLNEIALRVRRSLDFQEILTTTVQAVRQTLKADRVLIYQFQADSSGQIVAEAVIPAYISSLNDYMTDTCLQAKRNQFNPQETTSAITDIYQADLSDCHVAMLERLQVRANLVVPILVAQETFDPEDETLNLSHSYLWGLLIAHQCDQPRLWQSWEIELLEQLATQMAIAIRQALLVQNLQTLNTQLEATVKQRTQELQAINDQLIQTNAQLAAANRLKDEFLANMSHEFRTPLNAILGMTEGLLDGIFGPLTDRQIHPMHTITQSGQQLLALVNDILDLAMIEAGQLTLAPTKVNVRQICETSLASVYALAHQKQLHLSLTIASVISTIVADEQRLQQVLVSLLNNAVKFTPEGGSIALSVNYSGNDGLGDNGLGNDGLGNNGLGNTKSDTVSFPASSQAHCGWVEFSVQDTGIGIAPENIPKLFRSFVQIDSDLSRQYPGTGLGLALVKRIVDLHQGQVQVRSELGVGSCFTMRLPHHLPCPLDGRATDSLPPIPLSLLAADLHPAHKLQDTRILLVDDRPASIDTMTSYLESRGYQIIPAQTSVAAIELTQLRAPQLILIHLRRMDVPTMAMLHQIRKQPNLGQVPMLALSEIPLSHEFSPEQLPVDDYLILPIPLKFLAEKIQSLLIASREQPLNG